In one Paracoccus everestensis genomic region, the following are encoded:
- a CDS encoding acetyl-CoA C-acyltransferase family protein: MSTEIVILSGARTAIGTFGGSLAAIPPIDLAATVTRAAMERAGVSPDQIRQVVFGHVINTEPRDMYLSRVAMLNAGIPDTTPAMNVNRLCGSGAQAIVSAAQALMLGDADFAVAGGAESMSRAPYAVSSARFGAKMGDQKMMDMMTGALTCPMGTGHMGVTAENVAAEHEISRQAQDEFAMESQRRAAAAIAAGHFKDQIVPVEVKGRKGPTIFDTDEHPKESTLDKLAALKTVFQKDGTVTAGNASGINDGAAALVLARADAAQAAGLTPRARILGYAVAGVRPEVMGIGPIPAVQMLLEKTGLSVGDFDVIESNEAFAAQALAVNKGLGLDPARVNPNGGAIALGHPVGATGAIITVKALYELERTGGKRGLITMCIGGGQGIALAIELM; the protein is encoded by the coding sequence ATGTCCACGGAAATCGTCATCCTGTCCGGTGCGCGCACCGCCATCGGCACCTTCGGCGGCAGCCTTGCCGCCATTCCGCCCATCGACCTGGCGGCAACCGTGACCCGCGCGGCGATGGAACGGGCGGGGGTGTCCCCCGACCAGATCAGGCAGGTGGTGTTCGGCCATGTGATCAACACCGAACCGCGCGATATGTATCTGAGCCGCGTGGCGATGCTGAATGCGGGCATTCCCGACACCACGCCTGCCATGAACGTGAACCGGCTTTGCGGTTCGGGCGCGCAGGCCATCGTGTCGGCCGCGCAGGCGCTGATGCTGGGAGATGCGGATTTCGCCGTCGCGGGCGGTGCCGAAAGCATGAGCCGCGCACCCTATGCCGTCAGTTCCGCGCGCTTTGGCGCCAAGATGGGCGACCAGAAGATGATGGATATGATGACCGGCGCACTGACCTGCCCGATGGGCACCGGCCACATGGGGGTGACGGCCGAAAACGTGGCCGCCGAACACGAGATCAGCCGCCAGGCGCAGGACGAGTTCGCGATGGAATCGCAGCGTCGGGCGGCTGCGGCCATCGCGGCGGGGCATTTCAAGGACCAGATCGTTCCGGTCGAGGTCAAAGGCCGCAAGGGGCCGACGATCTTTGACACCGACGAGCATCCCAAGGAAAGCACCCTGGACAAGCTGGCGGCGCTGAAGACGGTGTTCCAGAAGGACGGCACCGTCACGGCGGGCAATGCCAGCGGCATCAACGACGGCGCGGCGGCCCTGGTGCTGGCGCGGGCGGATGCCGCGCAGGCGGCGGGCTTGACACCGCGCGCGCGGATTTTGGGCTATGCGGTGGCGGGCGTGCGGCCCGAGGTGATGGGCATCGGGCCGATCCCGGCCGTGCAGATGCTGTTGGAAAAGACCGGCCTGTCCGTCGGCGATTTCGACGTGATCGAATCGAACGAGGCCTTTGCGGCCCAGGCCCTGGCGGTGAACAAGGGGCTGGGGCTGGACCCGGCCCGGGTGAATCCGAACGGCGGGGCCATTGCACTGGGCCATCCGGTCGGTGCCACGGGGGCGATCATCACCGTCAAGGCGCTGTATGAACTGGAGCGTACGGGCGGCAAGCGCGGGCTGATCACCATGTGCATCGGCGGCGGGCAGGGCATCGCGCTTGCCATCGAACTGATGTGA
- a CDS encoding DMT family transporter, giving the protein MSHPHARHGAAFNRRGAVFMVLSMAGFAVEDSLLKIAAVSLPPGQVLITFGVLGTMTFAALALMAGEAPLTRAMLGRPMILRSLSEVTGRLFYMLAIALTPLSTASAILQATPLVVMVGAAVLFGESIGPRRWLAVALGFGGVLLILRPGTEGFGALSLLAIMAMLGFAGRDLATRAAPVSLSFRQLGVVGFSMLIVAGLIVLPFGGPMAAPDGATWAGLLAAAAAGVCAYTFLTVAMRTGEVGAVTPFRYTRLIFAMVAGVAIFGETPDRWTIIGSVVIILAGIAALRLSRQPARAQVA; this is encoded by the coding sequence ATGTCTCATCCCCACGCACGCCATGGCGCCGCCTTCAACAGGCGGGGCGCCGTCTTCATGGTGCTGTCCATGGCAGGCTTCGCGGTCGAGGATTCGCTGCTCAAGATCGCGGCGGTCAGCCTGCCGCCAGGCCAGGTGCTGATCACCTTTGGCGTCCTGGGCACCATGACTTTCGCGGCCCTTGCCCTGATGGCAGGAGAGGCGCCGCTGACCCGCGCCATGCTGGGCCGCCCCATGATCCTGCGGTCCCTGTCCGAGGTGACTGGCCGGCTGTTCTATATGCTGGCCATTGCGCTGACGCCCTTGTCCACGGCATCCGCGATCCTGCAGGCGACGCCGCTGGTGGTGATGGTGGGCGCCGCCGTGCTGTTTGGCGAAAGCATCGGCCCGCGCCGCTGGCTGGCGGTGGCCCTGGGTTTCGGGGGCGTCCTGCTGATCCTGCGGCCGGGGACCGAAGGCTTCGGGGCATTGTCGCTGCTGGCGATCATGGCGATGCTGGGGTTTGCCGGGCGCGATCTTGCGACCCGCGCGGCCCCGGTTTCGCTGTCCTTCCGGCAGTTGGGCGTCGTGGGCTTTTCCATGCTGATCGTGGCCGGGCTGATCGTCCTGCCCTTTGGCGGCCCGATGGCTGCGCCGGACGGCGCGACCTGGGCGGGCCTTCTGGCGGCAGCGGCGGCCGGGGTCTGCGCCTATACCTTCCTGACGGTGGCGATGCGCACAGGCGAGGTCGGCGCGGTGACGCCCTTCCGCTATACCCGCCTGATCTTCGCGATGGTCGCGGGCGTCGCCATCTTTGGCGAAACGCCCGACCGCTGGACGATCATCGGCAGCGTCGTGATCATCCTGGCGGGGATCGCGGCGCTGCGCCTGTCGCGGCAACCTGCGCGGGCGCAGGTCGCCTGA
- a CDS encoding queuosine precursor transporter → MTRYLPGILAMAIIVVASNILVQFTVGSWLTWGAFTYPFAFLVTEVMNRVYGPHAARRVVLAGFVVGVACSVVAAGLDKTTIRIAVGSGAAFLIAQLVDIVVFNALRNRRWWVAPLMSSSVGSVLDTAIFFTVAFSAALSHDANTGWANEAVPLLGQGPITALWVSLATADWMVKMSLAILALVPFRLIVRNLLRTERTI, encoded by the coding sequence ATGACCCGCTATCTGCCCGGCATCCTTGCCATGGCCATCATCGTCGTGGCCTCGAACATCCTTGTGCAGTTCACCGTCGGTTCCTGGCTGACCTGGGGCGCCTTCACCTATCCCTTCGCCTTTCTCGTGACCGAGGTGATGAACCGCGTTTACGGTCCCCATGCCGCGCGGCGCGTCGTTCTGGCAGGGTTTGTCGTGGGGGTCGCCTGTTCGGTCGTCGCCGCAGGCCTGGACAAGACCACTATCCGAATCGCCGTGGGGTCCGGCGCGGCCTTCCTGATCGCCCAACTGGTCGATATCGTGGTCTTCAACGCGTTGCGGAATCGCCGCTGGTGGGTGGCGCCGCTGATGTCGTCCTCGGTCGGGTCGGTGCTGGACACGGCCATCTTCTTCACCGTCGCCTTCAGCGCCGCCCTGTCCCATGACGCCAATACCGGCTGGGCCAACGAGGCCGTTCCGCTGCTTGGTCAAGGACCGATCACCGCGCTGTGGGTTTCGTTGGCAACTGCCGACTGGATGGTCAAGATGAGTCTGGCCATACTTGCTCTTGTGCCTTTCCGTCTTATTGTCCGCAATTTGTTGCGGACCGAACGAACAATCTGA